GAAGGGTTGATGATGACGTGGGAATCCTGgcattgcagggcacagggctcgtTGCAGCTGTTGGCCAGCGGAGTGGGTCCGCAGGGACTGCAGCGGTTGTAGCAGGCCATGGGTGTGGTGTGGAGGGTGCCTGGAAGAGAGAGGGGGGTGAGGAAGGGTAGGAGGGTGTGGTGGTGAGAGAGCGGTGAGGGAGTGTGGAGGGTGTTGTGAGGCTTTGGGGAGGCGTAAGGGCTGGTGAGGCTTTGGCCAAGCATGCTGGAAGAGGGAGCTAGGGGTGCCAGGACAGAATGATCAGGGCTCGACTCTCACCTTGTTGTCTGCCGGTGCAGGAGGAGAAGACTTGAGGAGAAGTGTGTGCGGGAGAGAGGCTCTGGGCCGGCTTTTATGCTGGTTCTGGAGGGGTGGGACAGCCTTGTCCCATGGCCTTGGGGCATTTTGCAGGCCACTGTTCCTGGTTGTCTCAGTGTGATGACTCCTGAGGTGGGGAGTGTTTTCTATCCCACAACTGTGCTGTGTCATGTTCTGCTTTTAAGTCCATCTTCCTCTGACCTTGTCGGCAGATTTTAACTGCAGGTATTAGAGAACAAAGTCTGTTGATGGAGATGTTTTTTGTGGAGGGGTGTGGACGTGACCTGAGCTTTGGACAGTGGGGTGTCAACAGTGAAGCCACtccatggccctgctgtgctgtggtttgTGGGTGTCTTGTGGGGAGGTCCTCATTGCCCCATGGCCACATCAGGCTCATCTGGGATTTGCAGCTCTTCTGACAGTGACTGGTGTCCATTTCCATGTCATTCTCTTCCTCCCTGTCCCATTGTCAACATTCTACACCTGTTTATATGTCAGGCCTTTCCTGGGGCATGTGGGAAAACAATCCATGTGATTTGGGAACTCTTGTCAGGTCCATGAATGTCTTGGCTTTTATTCGTCCATCGCAGACGTCTCAGCAGACCTTGGCTAGGTCATACTTTGGGGGCCCATTGCTGAGCTCTGAGTGACACCTAGAAAGGAAAACTGTTGAAGGATAAGAAGGTGATGTCTGTGGAGCTCTTGATGGACTTGGATACATTCAATTTTCAGAACAAATGTGTTgacattttttctctctaaagGTACATGAATGTAAATCATATCTTCAGTTTTACCTGTCCCAGCCTGTCTTGTTATGCACTGGagactgttttcctttctgcaacCCTCAAATTCTATGTCCTGCTCCTGTGCTTGCGTCCATCTGATATTGGCAGCAGGTTTAAAGTGAGAGTTGGTATTTGGGAGGATTGGCTTGGAAGGTGCgtttcagaaaaagcaaaataaaccacAAATGCCTAGGAAAATTGTGGTGCAGTCATTGAGGTCAACCCATGGGACAGGTGTGCTTTGGTTTGTGGCTGCATTTGAGGGAGGGATCCCATTCCTCTACAGCCCTGTGAGGCTGTGCTGCGCTttggtggctgtgccaggctttAGGACCTGCCCCTTCCAGTGCATTTACTCCCGCCCACCTTGCCCCTGATTTCAATGGAGCTTGTTCCTgcagacagggatgggacagttTTTCCCCTACAGAGCGTTTCCAAATTCAGCTGGTAGAAGGTGATTAACAGACATTAGATTTGATTATGGATGACAAAATCCTGTCTTAGTGACCTGTGAGTTACCTACAGAAAAAGAGAATCTTACTGTGGATTCTGAGAGAGCCATGGCTGGTATTGACCTCAACCTCTCAGCAATGTCTTTGGCTCTGTGTCCTTCCTCATCATCCCAGACTATGCAAGGATGTAGAGGTGGTGTAAAGGTGGTCCAATGAGGTGGACTGATCTATTTATATAGTATTGAAACAACATGACCTGTAGCCTTGTGATCCAATTGTCAAGCTGGAGTCAAACATCAAATGAAGTTATTCAAGAGTCATATCCATGAAGCCCCAGCAGTGTTACACATCCTCAAAAATGGCGTGGTCACTGTGAGCCATTCTGGAGTCCCCAGGGGAGGAGGCCCACAGAATAAGTAAAACAAGGCCACTTCAGGGCTGCCCATATATTTAGAGGGTtggaggatttttcagagaggATTGAGAGAGCTGGGACATCCAGGAGACAAGGCTGGATTGGGG
This Haemorhous mexicanus isolate bHaeMex1 chromosome 1, bHaeMex1.pri, whole genome shotgun sequence DNA region includes the following protein-coding sequences:
- the LOC132334124 gene encoding feather beta keratin-like — its product is MPQGHGTRLSHPSRTSIKAGPEPLSRTHFSSSLLLLHRQTTGTLHTTPMACYNRCSPCGPTPLANSCNEPCALQCQDSHVIINPSPVQVTLPGPIMTSFPQNTAVGSTSSAALGTELNAQGQPISGGFGFGGFGYGLGGLGCYGRRGGYIC